In Quercus robur chromosome 10, dhQueRobu3.1, whole genome shotgun sequence, a genomic segment contains:
- the LOC126704267 gene encoding uncharacterized protein LOC126704267 encodes MKAHPTCHSEQGPRPKKGWTEDKKERDNKKTGPSGRSQNYTPLNAPLDQVLIQIKDDPSLKWPEKMEGDPNKCSKNKYFRFRRDHGHDTDECFDLKQQIENLIRQGKLRHFVGRDHKDEKLKGKMEESSRPPLGEIRIIIGGSLMRQSSKSKKTYLKVVQNVQLSGRSPRTRLMDEPAISFIDEDAERIHHPHDDAIVITLLIADYTTKRVLVDSESSVNILYYLPSNR; translated from the coding sequence ATGAAAGCGCACCCAACGTGCCACTCAGAACAAggccctcgtccaaagaagggatgGACGGAAGATAAGAAGGAACGAGATAATAAAAAGACAGGTCCCTCAGGAAGAAGTCAAAACTACACGCCCCTAAACGCTCCACTTGATCAGGTGCTCATACAAATCAAAGATGATCCTTCTCTAAAATGGCCAGAGAAGATGGAAGGAGATCCCAATAAGTGCAGTAAGAATAAATATTTTCGCTTCCGTAGGGATCATGGACATGACACGGATGAATGTTTTGACTTGAAGCAGCAAATCGAGAAtcttattagacaaggaaagctgagGCACTTCGTTGGAAGGGATCATAAAGATGAGAAGTTGAAGGGAAAAATGGAAGAATCATCCCGGCCCCCACTAGGAGAGATAAGGATTATCATAGGGGGAAGCTTGATGAGGCAATCTTCCAAGTCAAAGAAGACATATCTCAAAGTAGTGCAAAACGTCCAACTCtctggacgatcaccaaggACGAGATTAATGGATGAGCCGGCTATTTCATTCATTGACGAAGATGCTGAAAGGATCCATCACCCGCATGACGATGCAATTGTCATTACTCTGCTTATTGCAGATTATACAACCAAGAGAGTGTTAGTTGACAGTGAAAGCTCAGTAAATATATTGTACTACCTGCCTTCCAACAGATGA